The genomic window TTCGCCGGCGATCTGTATCGAGCAGCGCTCGGCCGGCAAGAGCCCGCGCTCGACTGTCGGCACCGTGACCGAGATCTATGACTACATGCGCGTGCTCTGGGCGCGGCTCGGCGTGCGCTACTGCCCGCGCTGCCAGGTGCCGATTGGCACGCAGACCGCCGACGAGATCGTGGACCGCGTGCTGGGCCTGGAGCCCGGAGCGCCGATCGTCATCCTGGCGCCGGTCAGCCTCGGCGATGGTGAGACTTACGGCAGCCTGTTCAACCGGCTCAAGAACTCGGGCTACATGCGCGTGCGGATCGACGGCGCAATCCGCGCCACCGTCGAGGCGACCACGCTCGACGCGCGCCAGCGGCACCGCGTCGAAGTTGTGATCGACCGAACAATCGTCCGCGCCAAGGCACGGGCGCGCATCGCCGAGAGCATCGAACACGCGCTTGCGCTCGGCAACGGCGTAATGACTCTGTTGGTCGAAGCGGTCGAAACCGTCGAGGAAAACCATGCGGCCGATGTCGCAGCGGCCGACCTGCCGGTCGGCCGTCCTGGCACCGGAGCGGCCGAAGCCGGGGCGCCCGGGCCTGAACCTGTGGCCCCCGCCGCGCCCGCTCTCCACGTCACGCCGGCCCGCGAGTTCATGTATTCACAGAAGCTCGTCTGCACGAAATGCGGCACCAGCTACGAGGAGCTCGGCCCGAACCACTTCAGCTTCAACAGCCAGCTTGGCTGGTGCGAAACGTGTGAAGGGCTCGGCGTGCAGCGCGGCGCGCCGGCGGCCGCCATCATCGATCGTCCGCAGCGCAGCCTGTTCGATGGCGCGGTGGCCGGCTGGCGGCGCATCGAACGCCGCACCCCGCTGGGGCGCATGCTGACCGCGCTCTGCGCGCATCTGGGCGTCGCGCCCGACATGCCGCTGCGCGACTGGTCGCCGGAGCAGAAGCGCACGCTCATGTTCGGCAGTGGCAACTGGATCGACGGCGGCGCCGCGTTCACCGGCGTGCGGTTTCAGTGGCGCGGCTTCTTCCCTGCGATCGACCACGCCACCCGCAACTCGTGGCTCTACCGCTACAAGCTCCGCAACGTCGTCTCGGACATCCCCTGCGTGACGTGTCGCGGCGGCCGGCTGCGACCGGAGCCGGCCGCCGTGCGGCTGGGGCACGGGCGCGCCCGGACCATCGTCGAGGCGTGCGAACTGCCGCTCAGTGAATGTGCGGCCTTCTTCCGGGACCTGCAACTCGATGCGCGCGAACGCAAGATCGCCGGCGAGCTGCTCAAGGAAATCCGCGACCGCCTCCAGTTCCTGGTCGATGTCGGCCTCGACTACCTCACGCTGCACCGCGCGGCCCCGACGCTCTCCGGCGGCGAAGCCCAGCGCATCCGCCTCGCCAGCCAGATCGGCAGCGGTCTGTCCGGCGTGCTCTACGTGCTGGACGAGCCGACGATCGGCCTGCACCCGCGCGACACGGCGCGCCTCATCGCCGCCCTCGCGCGCCTGCGCGACCTCGGCAACACGCTGCTGCTGGTCGAGCATGACCGCGACGTGATCCGCCAGGCGGATGAAGTGCTCGATTTCGGCCCGCGGGCCGGCAGCGGCGGCGGACAGATCGTCGCCTCCGGTCCGCCGGCGAAGCTGCTCGCCCAGACAGCAGACACCGGCGATGAGTCACTGACGCGCGCGTACCTGTCGGGCACCACCGCGATTCCGATTCCGACGAACCGCAGGCCGGTGGATCGTGAGCTGGCGTTGCGACTCGCCGCGCCGGCGCCCGTTCCTGAGCCGGATGAGACCGAGCCGCGCGTCGTCCTGGACGAAGAAGCGCAGGCCCCCCCGCGCCGGCCGCGCGGCCGCCGCACGAAGTCGGATACGCCAGGCTGGCTCGTCGTCCGCGGCGCACGGCAGCACAACCTGAAGGACCTCACCGTTCCGATCCCGCTCGGCCGGCTCGTGTGCGTCACCGGCGTGTCCGGCTCCGGGAAGAGTTCGCTCGTCAACGACATCCTCTGGCCCGCCCTCGCCAACGCCTTGCAGCGCGCGAACCAGACCGTCGGCGAGCATGACGCCATCGACGGCGTCTCGCAGCTCGACAAGGTCATCAACGTCGATCAATCGCCGATCGGCAGCACACCGTCGAGCAACCCGGCGACCTACACCGGCGCGTTCGACGGCGTCCGCGAGCTGTTCGCCCGCCTGCCCGACTCAAAGATCCGCGGCTACAACGCCAATCGCTTCAGCTTCAACCGCCCCGGCGGGCGCTGCGAGGCGTGCGAGGGCTACGGGCAACGCTGCATCGAGATGCACTTCATGCCCGACGTATGGGTCGAATGCGAAACGTGCCAGGGTCGCCGCTACAACCCCGAGACCCTCGCCGTGCGCTTCAAGGGCAAGAGCATCGCCGACGTGCTTGAAATGCGCGTCGCCGACGCCCTCACGCTGTTCGAGAATGTGCCCAAGGTGCGACGCATGCTGCAGACGCTGGCGGACGTCGGCCTTGAGTACGTCCAGCTTGGCCAGCCGGCGCCGACGCTCTCCGGCGGCGAGGCGCAGCGGGTGAAGCTGGCGGCGGAGCTGGGTAAGCCCGATACCGGCCGGACGTTCTACATTCTGGACGAGCCGACGACGGGCCTGCACTTCGACGACATCCGCAAGCTGCTCGCGGTCATGCACCGCCTCGTCGACTTGGGCAACACGGTGCTGGTCGTCGAGCACAATCTCGATGTGCTGAAATGCGCCGACTGGATCATCGATCTCGGCCCCGAGGCGGGCGATGCCGGCGGACACATCGTGGCGATCGGTACACCTGAAGAAATAAGTCATAAGTCAGAAGTCAGAAGTCATAAGTCAGAGGTGCGCGCAGTGCCGCGCGATGCGCATGCACCAACCACTCATGACTTATTACTCAATGCTTCTGGCTTCGTGTCCCATACCGCCGTCGCGCTCGCACCGGTCCTCGCCGCCGGCCCGTATGCCGCGCGGACGCCCTACGATCCCGCCGCGCATGCGGCGCGCGAGTTGGCGGTGGAGAAGGCCGGCTTTGGCGACGTCGGTCGCGACGTGAAGATGCCATGGCAGGTCGATGGGCGCAAGTGGCACCTGGAGCAGCGCAGCAGCCGCGACGAATCGCCGCGCCGCTGGGAGCCGGAGGCGCTGGAGTATGTGCTGGAGCTGGTGCACAAGGCCGGCGACTTCGCGGCCACCAACTGGAACAATCGCGCGAGTGTCGAGGTCACCGCGCCCGACGCGGAGAACTGGTTCCTGCATGCGCTCACCGGCGGCGAATGGCTGCTGGAGCTGTGCTTCATGGTGCCGCCGGGCACGTTCAAGTGGCGCGCGCTCGACGAGCAGCTCGGGCTGAAGACGCTCGACGAGCGTGACGACCTGGAAACCTACGGCGACTGGGCCCGCGTGGACGTGCGCCCCCGCGCCGTCGGCCTGGAAGCGGTCATGATCTTCGTGCACGACCGGGCCGAAATCGACACGCCGGCGTTCCGGCGCTTCATCAAGCAGGCCGTGAAAGCGTATCGAACGACGCTGCGGACTACGTAACCATGCTCGACATCCTCCCCAAGCGGGCGCTCTTCCAGTTCGAAATTCCGATCCACCACATCGCGCGCCCGCCGCGCGTCGATGGCGACATCAGCAAGTGGAACCGCAAGTATCTCGTGCCGCCGCTCATCGAGCTGGAGGATGAGCCGGCGGTTGCGGATGTCTACTGGGCCTGGCACGCGGACGGCTTCTACGCCGCGTTCGACGTCCCCAACCGCAACGGTCGGCTGCACTGCGACGCCAAAGAATGGTGGAAGCACGACGGCCTGCGCCTGTGCCTCGACACGCGCGACGCCCGCGACATCAAACGCGCCACGCGCTTCTGCCACTTCTTCTACCTGCTCCCGACCGGCGGCGGCAAGGACGGCAAGCGCCCCGTCGTCGGCACGCACCGCATGAGCCGCGCGAAAGAGCCCCCGCCGGACGTGGACGTGTCGCTCGTGAAGGTCGCCGCGCACGTCGAGCGGCAGCGCTACAGCGTCGAGGTGGCGATTCCAGGGGCGTGCCTCAGCGGTTGGGACCCGGTCGAGCATGCCCGCATCGGCGTGTTCTACAAAGTGAAGGATACGCACCTTGGCAGTCAGCATCTCACAGCGGATGACGAACTCGGCTGGAACGTCGACCCCAGCACTTGGGCAACCGGCGTGTTGGTGAAGTGAGCCTCTTGTGCCACAGCTCTCGAGCAGTGCTCGCAGATGGTACGATCGCCCTGGTGCAACGGTGCCCGCCGCTGCCCGTTCAGTAGGCTAGCACGCGCCCGATGATCTGGACCATTCCGGGCCACAGGTCGTTCAACGCCCCCACATAGTGATTGTCTGTCCGGCCGAAAAGCACGGTCATCGCGGGTACCGGCGCCACCAGCGCCAGCAGCACAATGAACACGCTCAGGATGCCCATCGCCCAGCCGCGCCGCACCTGCAAATAGCGGCTCAGGCCGGTTGCCACTGCAAGCACGAACACACCCATCGACACAGGATCGATCAATAGCTCCCGCCAGTCCGAGTATGCCGACCATGCCACGGTGATGCCTGACCAGCGCCACACAGGGGCATTGATCGCGTACTGGACGTAAAGCAGCAGGACCAGAACTGCGCGCCACAGCAGCAGGCTGGTGCCGGCCAGCAGCATCACCCGTGCGAAGTGCTGCCAACGGATCCGGTAACGGTTGATGGTCTGCTGAAAGATCTGCAAGACCACGCCGGTCAGGATCAGCAGCGCATACACGCCCAGCACGCGTCGCAACTCAAGCTCGCCCAGCACCTCTACTATCCCACTAGTGCGGAATATGTACCAGCCGGCGGCTGGAGCGCGAGTCAGCCAGTCCACGGCACATGCGGCGCCCACACAGATGCCGACGTACAGCGCTCCCGTGAGTAGCACGAGTACGAGCAGAGGCACCAAGCGTGGCTCGATCGTCATCCGCGTCGCCCGCCACAGCGTCCACGGCAGCAGCGCCCGGCCGAGCGTCCCGAAGAACGAGCGCACCGGACGGTGCCGCCAGTGATACTCGAACAACGGGCATGAGAGGCGCTGCTGGACCGCGGCGATCAGCTCGCCCCACGAAAACTGCAACCCGCACTCCGGGCAGCGCGGCTGCGGCAAGCGCCGCACGTCATACCTGCACCGCGGACAGCGCAGCTCGATCGTCAGCGCATCCCAGTCTGGCGTCTCAGCGCGCGTGTCTGACAAGACGTCCCCTCTTTCCTCGGCAAGGGCAGCGGGAAGGTCGTTGCTCTGCGTGCCCAAGCCCATGCGGCGCTCTTCCCGAAGGCGGGCGACCTGGGAGTGTGGCACTCAAACGGCGCGGAAGATCACACAGGTATTATGTCCGCCGAAGCCGAACGAGTTGTTCACGGCGACGCGGACCGCGGCATCGCGGGCGGTGTTCGGGACGTAGTCGAGGTCGCACTCCGGATCGGGTTCGGCCAGGTTGATCGTCGGCGGCAACGTGTTGGCGCGCATCGCCATGATGCAGGCGATCGCTTCGACACCGCCGCTGGCGCCAAGCAGGTGGCCGATCGCGCTCTTCGTGCTGCTGACCGGGATCTTGCGCGCCGCGGGACCAAACACGGCCTTGATGGCCTTGGTCTCGGCGATGTCGCCGAGCAGCGTGGCGGTGCCGTGAGCGTTGATGTAGTGCACTTCCGCGGGATTCAGCCGGGCGCTCGCCAGAGCGAGTGACATGGCCCGCGCCGCGCCGTGGCCGTCGGGCTCGGGCTGCACGATGTCGCTGGCGTCCGACGAGGCCCCGA from Phycisphaerae bacterium includes these protein-coding regions:
- a CDS encoding ATP-binding cassette domain-containing protein — its product is MSARPRGTLRPRRAMITGMAGRTLNPQKRARVADPAPPVRAGNGTVPWLTVRRAAHNNLKNIDVRFPLGRFTCVTGVSGSGKSSLVNDILYKALARDLNGATTLEPGPHAGIDGREHLDKVIAIDQTPIGRTPRSNPATYIKVFDEIRALFTKLPDAKLRGYKPGRFSFNVPSRRGGGRCEACEGNGSNRMEMDFLADVWVTCPVCEGHRFAHATLQVLYKGRSIADVLEMEVRDALALFENVPRIRAMLQTLHDVGLDYIQLGQPSTTLSGGEAQRIKLARELVKKSTGRTLYVLDEPTTGLHFDDIRKLLAVLHGFVDAGNTVVVIEHNLDVLKTADWLIDLGPEGGEGGGYIVAEGTPEEVAACAESFTGQALAQVLSQKSEVISSKSEVLSQKPEAAAVARRVGAPTSDFVTVVGARQHNLKDLTVSFPRDRMTVCTGVSGSGKTSFAIDTVFTEGYRRYVESLSAYARQFLGQLAKPRVDHVDGLSPAICIEQRSAGKSPRSTVGTVTEIYDYMRVLWARLGVRYCPRCQVPIGTQTADEIVDRVLGLEPGAPIVILAPVSLGDGETYGSLFNRLKNSGYMRVRIDGAIRATVEATTLDARQRHRVEVVIDRTIVRAKARARIAESIEHALALGNGVMTLLVEAVETVEENHAADVAAADLPVGRPGTGAAEAGAPGPEPVAPAAPALHVTPAREFMYSQKLVCTKCGTSYEELGPNHFSFNSQLGWCETCEGLGVQRGAPAAAIIDRPQRSLFDGAVAGWRRIERRTPLGRMLTALCAHLGVAPDMPLRDWSPEQKRTLMFGSGNWIDGGAAFTGVRFQWRGFFPAIDHATRNSWLYRYKLRNVVSDIPCVTCRGGRLRPEPAAVRLGHGRARTIVEACELPLSECAAFFRDLQLDARERKIAGELLKEIRDRLQFLVDVGLDYLTLHRAAPTLSGGEAQRIRLASQIGSGLSGVLYVLDEPTIGLHPRDTARLIAALARLRDLGNTLLLVEHDRDVIRQADEVLDFGPRAGSGGGQIVASGPPAKLLAQTADTGDESLTRAYLSGTTAIPIPTNRRPVDRELALRLAAPAPVPEPDETEPRVVLDEEAQAPPRRPRGRRTKSDTPGWLVVRGARQHNLKDLTVPIPLGRLVCVTGVSGSGKSSLVNDILWPALANALQRANQTVGEHDAIDGVSQLDKVINVDQSPIGSTPSSNPATYTGAFDGVRELFARLPDSKIRGYNANRFSFNRPGGRCEACEGYGQRCIEMHFMPDVWVECETCQGRRYNPETLAVRFKGKSIADVLEMRVADALTLFENVPKVRRMLQTLADVGLEYVQLGQPAPTLSGGEAQRVKLAAELGKPDTGRTFYILDEPTTGLHFDDIRKLLAVMHRLVDLGNTVLVVEHNLDVLKCADWIIDLGPEAGDAGGHIVAIGTPEEISHKSEVRSHKSEVRAVPRDAHAPTTHDLLLNASGFVSHTAVALAPVLAAGPYAARTPYDPAAHAARELAVEKAGFGDVGRDVKMPWQVDGRKWHLEQRSSRDESPRRWEPEALEYVLELVHKAGDFAATNWNNRASVEVTAPDAENWFLHALTGGEWLLELCFMVPPGTFKWRALDEQLGLKTLDERDDLETYGDWARVDVRPRAVGLEAVMIFVHDRAEIDTPAFRRFIKQAVKAYRTTLRTT